One genomic region from Candidatus Bathyarchaeia archaeon encodes:
- a CDS encoding ribbon-helix-helix domain-containing protein yields the protein MSELKVISVKIPEEVYKELLLRVPEGERSNFIRDAIIEKLQKTPKPDKILELERRLEKLEAEFSQIRKYLADLELLTYERGKTNPHTFCIDELDHKIIDYLMHYKGATTPELAQYTKTNRWLILNRLRRIEKASKKQLGKPIIEYYPGEKGGKKKAWWINEELIEI from the coding sequence ATGAGCGAGTTAAAAGTCATTTCGGTTAAGATACCGGAAGAGGTATACAAGGAGCTGCTTTTACGCGTTCCAGAGGGCGAAAGAAGCAACTTCATAAGAGACGCCATAATAGAAAAACTCCAAAAAACGCCTAAACCAGACAAAATTCTCGAATTGGAAAGGCGGCTGGAAAAGCTTGAGGCTGAATTCTCCCAGATAAGGAAATACCTCGCAGATTTGGAACTGCTCACTTACGAGAGGGGCAAAACAAACCCGCATACCTTCTGCATAGACGAACTAGACCACAAAATAATCGACTACCTAATGCACTATAAAGGCGCAACAACACCAGAACTAGCCCAATACACAAAAACAAATAGATGGCTAATCCTAAACCGCCTAAGAAGAATAGAAAAGGCTTCAAAAAAACAGCTGGGCAAACCCATAATCGAATATTATCCAGGAGAAAAGGGCGGAAAGAAAAAGGCATGGTGGATAAACGAAGAACTAATAGAAATCTAG
- a CDS encoding bifunctional 5,6,7,8-tetrahydromethanopterin hydro-lyase/3-hexulose-6-phosphate synthase — protein MSERDFKKPESREEFVRILTDAAKKEVEARSILSGKPAKPTVSGTAKILGIHRDTLYSWLREFNVDFEEVVSSVSAVEVSGVRQPSRGYTYLIGEALVGEGNEVAHIDLLIGDKDGPVGEAFANGLAHLSMGHTPLLAVIRPNLPPKPHTLLVPKVTIKNFDDANKVFGPAQAAVAKAIADAVEEGIIPKDKVDDWVVVCSVFVHPKASDYRKIYHYNYSATKLALKRAMARYPSLEKVFYDKDRAKHPMLGYRVPRLWRPPYLQISLDIPDLERTKKIIMQIPRSDRIILEAGTPLIKRYGAKVISELREVAKDIFFMADLKTLDVGKVEVDIAYEETADGVIAAGLAPTETLDAFIYEAKRLGIYAAVDMLNVEDPIKKLKTLRDFPDVVIIHRGIDEETGKTIGLELIQELRQTFKDKRFLIAVAGGIIPETAKEALEKGADIVVVGRYVTQSKDVERSVREFLELTPEMREDIDVYRVHVE, from the coding sequence ATGTCGGAAAGGGACTTTAAAAAGCCTGAAAGCCGTGAGGAGTTCGTAAGAATTTTGACGGATGCTGCTAAGAAAGAGGTGGAGGCTCGTAGCATTTTGTCGGGTAAGCCTGCGAAGCCTACAGTTTCTGGGACAGCTAAGATTTTGGGGATTCATAGGGATACGCTTTATTCTTGGCTTAGGGAGTTTAATGTCGACTTTGAGGAGGTTGTATCCAGCGTTTCCGCTGTTGAAGTGTCGGGTGTTCGGCAGCCTTCTAGAGGGTATACGTATCTTATTGGAGAGGCTCTTGTCGGAGAGGGGAACGAGGTTGCTCATATAGACCTCTTGATAGGCGACAAGGATGGCCCTGTTGGCGAGGCTTTTGCGAATGGTTTAGCTCATCTTTCTATGGGGCATACGCCGCTTTTGGCTGTTATTAGGCCTAATCTTCCGCCAAAGCCACATACTTTGCTTGTGCCTAAAGTGACTATAAAGAATTTTGATGACGCCAACAAGGTTTTTGGTCCGGCTCAAGCGGCCGTTGCTAAGGCTATTGCTGATGCTGTTGAGGAGGGCATAATACCCAAAGATAAGGTTGACGACTGGGTTGTGGTTTGCAGCGTTTTTGTCCATCCCAAGGCGAGCGACTACCGGAAAATATACCACTACAATTACAGTGCGACGAAACTGGCTTTGAAAAGGGCTATGGCTAGGTATCCCTCGCTGGAGAAGGTATTCTATGATAAGGATAGGGCTAAGCATCCAATGCTGGGTTATAGGGTGCCACGCCTATGGAGACCACCATATCTGCAAATTTCACTTGACATACCTGACTTGGAGCGGACAAAGAAGATAATCATGCAGATTCCAAGAAGCGACAGAATAATTCTGGAGGCTGGCACGCCCCTCATAAAGCGTTACGGCGCCAAAGTGATAAGCGAACTCAGAGAGGTTGCCAAAGACATATTCTTTATGGCGGATTTGAAAACCCTTGACGTTGGGAAAGTGGAAGTGGACATTGCATATGAGGAAACAGCCGATGGCGTCATAGCCGCTGGTTTGGCGCCTACCGAAACCCTTGACGCCTTTATTTATGAGGCGAAAAGACTTGGGATTTATGCAGCTGTTGACATGCTCAACGTTGAAGACCCGATAAAGAAGCTTAAAACTCTCAGAGACTTTCCAGACGTTGTCATAATTCATAGGGGTATAGATGAAGAGACTGGAAAAACCATTGGGTTGGAGCTTATTCAAGAGCTTAGGCAGACATTTAAGGATAAGAGGTTCCTTATCGCGGTGGCTGGTGGGATAATTCCAGAAACTGCAAAGGAGGCGTTGGAGAAGGGCGCCGACATAGTTGTTGTCGGGCGCTATGTAACACAGTCAAAGGATGTTGAAAGGTCTGTGAGGGAGTTCCTAGAGTTAACGCCTGAAATGCGGGAGGACATAGATGTCTACAGGGTCCACGTGGAATAG
- a CDS encoding MFS transporter, giving the protein MWRLGFLFHEMAFGLLSVFLPLYIISIGGSLLDIGVMTFIASLMSIPAFFFWGYMCDKTHHYKRYILVSFLSTSLLLYLFTLSTNVSVLIILYVIMAVFHAAHEPPKNVLIAEYYPREEWERAYAIYEALTEIGWITGLCIGIFIASSAGLNAKITLLICSGSNFLAFFLSMFLIADPIIIFERGLVNIEKSVDLTHKGVTLASKILEGFSVRMRLKMENVYAFCGGLALFSLATNILFTPLPVFFSKDLNLPASMIYAIYVSNSTASAIGYSFAGSELEQHKERMRLQKIVLVRSLLAFLLAGFAALRFGTAIAATLILTLMGFAYALYHVSVLSLSMELIPSGKAGLFDVLVSIGSAIGAFTGPLIAQLLGFTYVFLFSGIAFLLAYALFKAYY; this is encoded by the coding sequence ATGTGGCGTCTAGGATTCCTGTTTCATGAAATGGCTTTTGGTCTGCTTTCCGTTTTCCTTCCCCTTTATATCATAAGTATTGGCGGGTCATTGCTTGACATAGGAGTGATGACCTTCATCGCCTCGCTCATGTCTATTCCAGCTTTCTTCTTTTGGGGTTACATGTGCGACAAAACGCACCATTATAAACGTTACATCCTAGTTTCTTTTTTATCCACCTCTCTTCTGTTGTATCTTTTCACCCTTTCAACAAATGTAAGCGTTCTCATAATTTTGTATGTAATTATGGCGGTTTTTCACGCTGCCCACGAACCACCCAAAAACGTTCTCATAGCCGAATACTATCCAAGAGAGGAGTGGGAAAGGGCCTACGCCATTTATGAAGCGCTAACTGAAATTGGCTGGATAACCGGGCTCTGCATTGGAATTTTCATAGCTTCTTCGGCAGGTCTTAACGCAAAGATAACATTGCTGATCTGCAGCGGTTCAAATTTCTTGGCTTTCTTTCTCTCCATGTTCTTGATTGCAGACCCAATCATAATTTTTGAAAGAGGCTTGGTAAATATAGAAAAGAGCGTTGACCTCACTCATAAGGGTGTGACTTTAGCATCAAAAATTTTGGAAGGCTTTTCTGTTCGTATGCGCCTTAAAATGGAGAACGTCTACGCTTTCTGTGGAGGATTAGCACTTTTCTCCTTAGCCACAAACATTTTGTTCACACCCTTACCAGTCTTTTTCTCTAAAGATTTGAACCTACCCGCCAGCATGATTTACGCCATATATGTTTCAAACTCGACCGCGAGCGCCATTGGCTATTCCTTCGCGGGCAGTGAACTTGAACAGCACAAAGAAAGAATGCGCCTGCAAAAAATAGTTTTAGTGAGAAGTCTCTTAGCCTTTCTTTTGGCTGGCTTTGCCGCTTTAAGATTTGGCACAGCAATAGCTGCCACGCTAATTTTAACTTTAATGGGTTTCGCTTACGCCCTATACCATGTTTCTGTACTCTCCTTGTCAATGGAACTTATACCCTCTGGGAAGGCAGGCTTATTTGATGTCCTCGTAAGTATAGGCAGCGCCATAGGGGCTTTCACAGGTCCACTTATTGCCCAATTGTTAGGTTTCACCTATGTATTCTTGTTTTCAGGGATAGCTTTCCTCCTCGCCTACGCATTGTTTAAGGCATACTATTAA
- a CDS encoding 30S ribosomal protein S6e, with the protein MAKFKVIVSDPEDGTSKTVELEDARAVPLIGKKIGDVIDGSVVGLPGFKVQITGGSDKDGFPMRPNVHGGVRRSVVLSGGVGFNPQNEGERRRKRVRGNVITDEIVQVNMKVVEKPKGKKVGEAKEKPQPTKEEKA; encoded by the coding sequence ATGGCTAAATTCAAGGTTATAGTGTCGGACCCAGAAGATGGAACTTCAAAAACTGTAGAGTTGGAAGATGCACGGGCGGTTCCATTGATTGGGAAGAAGATAGGCGATGTTATAGACGGCTCGGTTGTCGGCTTGCCGGGTTTTAAAGTGCAGATTACTGGCGGTTCGGATAAGGATGGTTTTCCAATGAGACCTAATGTGCATGGGGGGGTGCGGAGAAGCGTTGTTTTAAGCGGCGGCGTTGGCTTTAACCCGCAGAATGAGGGGGAACGGAGGCGAAAGAGGGTTCGTGGAAATGTTATCACTGATGAGATTGTTCAGGTGAACATGAAAGTGGTTGAAAAGCCTAAGGGTAAAAAGGTTGGAGAGGCAAAGGAAAAACCTCAGCCGACCAAAGAGGAAAAAGCCTGA
- a CDS encoding translation initiation factor IF-2 subunit gamma → MSEEKTVVLPRQPEINIGTIGHVDHGKTTLVQALTGIWAARHSEELKRGITIKLGYADMPVYKCPKCEPPKNYSKEPVCPHCGSETAFIRAVSFVDAPGHEALMATMLSGAAIMDGAILVIAADEPCPQPQTREHLAAAEIIGIKNIIIAQNKIDIVTEERARKSYEEIKNFVKGTVAENAPIIPVSAQRGVNIDALIQAMEEFIPTPKRDETKQPLMYVVRSFDVNKPGTPIERLRGGVIGGTILHGKFAVGDEIELRPGISVEEEGKTVYKPLFSEITSLHAGGRNVKEAHCGGLVGVGTLLDPSLSKADGLTGNIVGKAGMLPQILTELNLETYILERAVGTKELAKVDSISKDETLLLHVGAAITVGKVVAVKGETTTLKLTRPVCALAGSRVAISRKIAGRWRLIGYGMIK, encoded by the coding sequence ATGAGCGAAGAAAAGACCGTCGTCTTGCCGCGGCAGCCGGAAATAAACATTGGTACGATAGGGCATGTTGACCATGGTAAAACAACATTGGTGCAGGCTTTAACTGGTATTTGGGCTGCTAGGCACAGCGAGGAGCTTAAGCGGGGCATAACAATAAAGTTGGGCTACGCGGACATGCCGGTCTACAAGTGCCCAAAATGTGAACCGCCGAAAAACTATTCAAAAGAGCCGGTTTGCCCCCACTGTGGTTCTGAAACAGCTTTTATCAGAGCCGTAAGCTTTGTTGACGCGCCAGGGCATGAGGCTTTGATGGCTACGATGCTTTCTGGAGCAGCGATAATGGATGGGGCGATACTGGTTATTGCTGCTGATGAGCCTTGTCCCCAACCACAGACAAGAGAGCATTTGGCTGCTGCGGAAATTATTGGGATTAAGAACATCATAATTGCGCAAAACAAGATTGACATTGTGACTGAGGAGAGGGCTCGGAAAAGCTATGAGGAGATTAAAAATTTTGTTAAGGGAACAGTTGCCGAAAACGCTCCAATAATTCCGGTTTCAGCCCAGCGGGGCGTAAACATAGACGCCCTAATCCAAGCTATGGAGGAGTTCATTCCGACTCCTAAAAGGGACGAGACAAAACAGCCATTAATGTATGTTGTGCGATCCTTCGATGTTAATAAGCCGGGCACTCCAATAGAAAGACTTAGGGGCGGGGTTATAGGTGGGACAATTTTGCACGGAAAGTTTGCCGTTGGGGATGAGATAGAGCTTCGCCCAGGAATAAGCGTTGAAGAAGAGGGCAAAACTGTCTATAAGCCCCTTTTCAGCGAAATCACCAGCTTACACGCGGGCGGGAGAAACGTAAAGGAAGCCCACTGCGGTGGTTTAGTCGGTGTTGGCACCCTTTTAGACCCTTCGCTTTCTAAGGCTGACGGTTTGACTGGAAATATTGTTGGGAAGGCGGGAATGCTTCCGCAGATTCTTACGGAGCTTAATTTAGAAACGTATATTCTTGAGCGGGCTGTGGGAACTAAGGAGCTTGCGAAAGTGGACAGCATAAGCAAGGATGAAACGTTGTTGCTTCACGTCGGCGCTGCAATAACTGTTGGGAAAGTTGTTGCGGTTAAGGGTGAGACGACTACGCTTAAGCTTACAAGACCAGTCTGCGCTCTTGCTGGTTCGAGGGTTGCCATAAGTAGGAAGATTGCTGGAAGATGGCGATTAATAGGATACGGAATGATAAAGTAA
- a CDS encoding AAA family ATPase: MNDSVETKEKETELWREKHRPKKIDDMVLELDLFKRLKSYVKTKNIPNLLLYGPVGVGKTTAAHCLVNEIFGEKASWALKEYNAAELTKKEVRDTIEKLAKCGGIVETLYRVCIIDECEKMSGDVESMLRTLMEKYSQGIRFILICNDITHKAITEPIKSRCNIIEFKKLQKDMIIHRLSQIATAENFNISKEELMEIAEKAKGDLRKAVDMLQEKFNAQFVDLGELIFK, from the coding sequence ATGAACGACTCTGTTGAAACGAAGGAAAAGGAAACAGAATTATGGAGGGAGAAACACAGACCAAAAAAGATTGATGATATGGTTTTGGAACTTGATTTATTTAAAAGACTAAAATCTTACGTTAAAACAAAAAATATACCCAATTTGCTATTATACGGACCTGTGGGAGTTGGAAAAACAACCGCTGCCCATTGTTTGGTAAACGAAATTTTTGGGGAAAAAGCATCTTGGGCGCTTAAGGAGTACAATGCCGCCGAGTTGACTAAAAAGGAGGTGCGGGATACTATTGAGAAGTTGGCAAAATGTGGTGGAATAGTTGAGACACTTTATAGAGTATGCATTATTGACGAGTGCGAAAAAATGTCAGGTGACGTTGAATCGATGTTGAGAACTCTAATGGAAAAATACAGTCAAGGTATACGCTTTATTCTGATTTGCAACGATATAACGCATAAAGCAATTACAGAACCCATAAAATCAAGGTGCAATATTATAGAGTTCAAGAAACTGCAAAAAGATATGATAATTCATAGGTTAAGCCAGATTGCAACAGCAGAAAATTTCAACATTTCCAAGGAAGAACTTATGGAAATAGCGGAGAAGGCGAAGGGAGATTTGAGAAAGGCGGTTGATATGCTTCAAGAGAAATTTAATGCTCAGTTTGTAGATTTGGGAGAATTAATTTTTAAATAA
- a CDS encoding type II toxin-antitoxin system CcdA family antitoxin — protein sequence MAKTVCSIYIDAETKAKAHALGLNVSKIAENTLRILIAKLESTDYAKSIQYKKDVKAKEEPTKRQEPEEIF from the coding sequence TTGGCGAAAACTGTTTGCTCGATTTATATTGACGCAGAGACAAAAGCCAAGGCTCATGCACTCGGGCTTAATGTCAGTAAAATCGCAGAAAATACGCTTAGAATCCTTATAGCAAAACTGGAATCTACAGATTATGCGAAGTCCATCCAATATAAGAAAGATGTTAAAGCAAAGGAAGAACCAACGAAAAGACAAGAACCGGAGGAAATTTTCTAA
- a CDS encoding bifunctional DNA primase/polymerase: MEDVMLEVIGLCPWPKRQYSRPLVLTGNIETALGNIETVLEIEFCDSYDVFCRISLKHKNLFLSLDSSADGTEASYTVASLAYELVHKLVPEKFVRNIKHERGDWTEIEADALETINQIFDFYKTAIKIIVTAKIFHDQGLSVIPVQGKVPLVKWTQWQTERQTIEDFIALPWQKADGFSILSGSKTQDYYVAVVDYDVKNVTEEARERGKQVLQYLPRTKIETTPSGGLHLIYLTKEKPKNIIAFHDVCALEVIGENKLCVMAPSKGYEKINNELPAIIDNIESVFYNALKKAGIEKETTISGSDIFNTETWFDLGYTEPYAGKDPVCISTIMKGVQEGKRNESAIRLASYLLNFKQLDKGKVWTELVKWNKLNKPSLDEKELRTILESAERNQYVYGCNDELLKSYCQGKTKCPLGMNNLSVEDLIEEEIQKHNQIKLHPLIDFHPTLGLIFGYPLMPSYPHTSKKRPCFCGGSLKCFDSTNVRIGDSKSTCISFKEIKNTSLSDIHRSIFLLLARESSNNGGIKFPQKSLVFETLLRKERHYWWHSDDRVYLVIACWIIGTYFHPIFTFYPILIFQGERQSGKTTMLELLRNVCWNPTGRECSLREANLFRKIEGGRHTYIIDITRLSLTEDTKDVVDICENGTEKGGTVSRVAEDGSSISFEVYGPKAIGTRYNLPFTDKGIVIITEKATNKEYAKRRASILEDEEWREIIKLIFSSAIGYWQDVVNAYKSIEQTDKLVGRRFNYWAPLLAICKVFAPEHYQKLLSFAEEDSERIEKGDRLSEVEEALLIITMQEKEEKMEGYLLKDLTKKVKEILPWVESWQIVKSALQNLGIVNKIYDTKEGKKYLIDLEKAREKAKARNIKLTENEQDNTEQELSEEILWL; the protein is encoded by the coding sequence GTGGAAGATGTAATGTTAGAGGTAATAGGGCTGTGTCCGTGGCCGAAGAGGCAATATAGTCGTCCGCTTGTTTTAACAGGTAACATTGAAACAGCATTAGGTAACATTGAAACAGTGTTAGAAATAGAATTTTGCGATAGTTACGATGTTTTTTGCAGAATTTCACTAAAACATAAGAACCTATTTTTATCTCTTGACTCATCTGCAGACGGAACTGAAGCTAGTTATACAGTGGCATCTCTTGCGTATGAGCTAGTGCACAAGCTAGTGCCAGAAAAATTTGTTAGGAATATAAAACATGAACGTGGAGACTGGACAGAAATAGAGGCCGATGCACTTGAAACTATAAACCAAATCTTTGATTTTTACAAAACTGCTATAAAAATAATAGTCACTGCTAAAATTTTCCATGACCAAGGCTTAAGCGTAATTCCAGTTCAAGGCAAAGTGCCCCTAGTCAAGTGGACACAATGGCAAACAGAAAGACAAACAATTGAGGATTTTATAGCGTTACCATGGCAAAAGGCAGATGGTTTTTCCATTCTATCCGGTTCTAAAACTCAAGACTATTATGTTGCCGTGGTGGACTATGATGTTAAAAACGTAACGGAGGAAGCTAGGGAGAGGGGAAAACAAGTTTTACAATATCTTCCGAGGACAAAAATAGAAACAACACCATCAGGTGGGTTGCATCTCATATATTTGACCAAGGAAAAGCCAAAGAATATTATTGCCTTCCATGATGTTTGTGCGTTAGAAGTTATAGGAGAAAACAAGCTTTGTGTCATGGCTCCAAGCAAAGGATATGAGAAAATTAACAATGAATTGCCGGCAATAATTGACAATATTGAATCAGTATTCTACAACGCTTTAAAGAAGGCTGGAATAGAAAAGGAGACAACAATATCAGGATCAGACATATTTAATACAGAAACATGGTTCGACTTGGGTTACACGGAGCCATACGCAGGTAAAGACCCTGTTTGCATTTCAACTATTATGAAAGGAGTTCAGGAAGGGAAAAGAAATGAATCAGCCATAAGACTGGCGTCTTATCTGTTGAATTTTAAGCAATTAGACAAGGGGAAAGTTTGGACGGAACTCGTAAAATGGAACAAATTGAATAAACCAAGTTTAGACGAAAAGGAACTAAGGACAATATTAGAATCAGCAGAAAGGAACCAGTACGTCTACGGTTGCAATGATGAACTATTGAAATCATACTGTCAAGGAAAAACAAAATGCCCATTGGGAATGAACAACCTTTCCGTAGAAGACTTAATTGAGGAAGAAATTCAAAAGCACAACCAAATTAAATTGCATCCGCTAATCGATTTCCACCCAACATTGGGACTCATCTTTGGCTACCCCTTAATGCCCTCTTATCCACACACCTCTAAAAAAAGACCTTGTTTTTGCGGTGGTTCTTTGAAATGCTTTGATTCTACAAACGTCCGGATAGGAGATTCGAAATCGACCTGTATTTCATTTAAAGAAATAAAAAACACAAGTCTCTCTGATATCCACAGGTCGATTTTTTTGCTTTTAGCAAGGGAAAGCAGTAATAACGGCGGAATTAAATTTCCTCAAAAATCCTTGGTCTTTGAAACATTGCTACGGAAAGAAAGGCATTATTGGTGGCACTCGGACGATAGAGTCTACCTAGTCATTGCATGCTGGATAATCGGGACTTATTTTCATCCCATCTTTACATTCTATCCAATCCTTATCTTTCAAGGCGAACGTCAGAGCGGAAAGACAACAATGCTAGAGTTACTTAGGAATGTCTGCTGGAATCCAACGGGGAGAGAATGCTCATTAAGAGAAGCCAACCTTTTCAGAAAAATTGAGGGTGGAAGACATACTTACATCATTGACATTACCAGACTGTCGCTTACCGAAGACACAAAAGACGTGGTGGATATCTGTGAGAATGGGACAGAAAAAGGTGGAACTGTAAGTAGAGTGGCTGAAGATGGTTCATCAATTTCCTTTGAAGTTTACGGGCCAAAAGCTATAGGCACAAGATATAATCTTCCCTTCACGGATAAAGGAATCGTCATTATAACAGAGAAAGCAACAAACAAAGAATATGCAAAAAGAAGAGCTTCCATCCTTGAGGATGAGGAATGGCGAGAAATCATTAAACTAATATTTAGCTCAGCGATTGGATACTGGCAGGATGTTGTTAATGCATATAAATCCATAGAGCAAACAGACAAACTGGTCGGTCGAAGATTTAATTACTGGGCACCATTACTTGCAATCTGTAAAGTCTTTGCCCCGGAACATTATCAAAAACTGCTTTCATTTGCTGAGGAAGATTCGGAGAGGATAGAAAAAGGAGATAGGCTTAGCGAAGTTGAAGAAGCGCTGTTGATTATTACCATGCAAGAGAAAGAAGAAAAAATGGAAGGTTACCTGCTGAAAGACCTAACCAAAAAAGTAAAGGAAATACTACCATGGGTGGAAAGTTGGCAAATAGTTAAGAGTGCACTGCAAAACCTTGGCATCGTGAATAAAATATACGACACGAAGGAAGGCAAGAAATATTTAATCGATTTGGAAAAAGCCAGAGAGAAGGCAAAAGCACGGAACATAAAATTAACCGAAAATGAGCAAGATAATACGGAACAGGAATTGAGCGAAGAAATACTTTGGCTATGA